The following DNA comes from Mycolicibacterium aromaticivorans JS19b1 = JCM 16368.
CACCGCTGTTGATCGACACCGAGCCGCGGCCCAGCATCGTCACCGAGCCGTCCGCCTCGACCTCGGCATAGTCGCCGGGGATCGCGTAGCGCACGCCGTTGTAGGTCTTGAACGTCTCGGCCGTCTTCTTTTCGTCCTTGTAGTACCCGACCGGGATGTTGCCCTTCTTGGCGATCACACCCCGCACGCCCGATCCGGGCTTGACCTCGTTGCCGTCCTCGTCGAGCACGACCGTCCGATGGTCGATGGTGACCCGCGGACCACCGTTGTGGTGCTCGCCCTTGGCCACGATGCTGGTGCCACCGAAGCCGGTCTCCGACGAACCGATCGAATCGGTGATGACCCGGTTGGGCAGCAGTTCGAGCAGCTTCTCCTTGAGGCTGGTGGAGAACAGGGCAGCTGTGCTGGCCAGCAGGAACAGCGACGACAGATCGTATTCCCGGCCACCGTCCAGGGCGGCCTGCAGCGCGTCGAGCAGCGGCCGCGCCATGGCGTCACCGGTGAAGAACAGCAGGTTCACCTTGTGCTCGTGGATGGTGCGCCACACTTCGTCGGCGTCGAATTCCGGTGACAGCACGGTGGTTTGGCCGGAGAAGATCGACATCCAGGTCGCCGACTGGGTGGCGCCGTGGATCATCGGCGGGATCGCGTAACGCACCATCGGCGGGTTCTCCGCGGCCGCCCGCGACAGGTCGTATTCGTCCTTGACGAATTCACCGGTGGCAAAGTCGGTGCCGCCGAACAGAACCCGGTAAATGTCCTCGTGGCGCCACATCACGCCCTTGGGGAAGCCGGTGGTCCCGCCGGTATACAGCAGGTAGATGTCATCCTCGCTGCGCTCGCCGAAGTCCCGCTCGGGTGAGGCTTCGGCCAGTGCGGTGTAGAACTCCACGCCGCCGTAGCGGGCGAAGTCCTTGTCACTGCCGTCTTCGACCACGAGGATCGTCTTGACGTTCGGAGTTTCGGGAAGCACGTTGGCGACCCGGTCGGCGTACTGGCGTTCGTGCACCAACGCGACCATGTCG
Coding sequences within:
- a CDS encoding acyl-CoA synthetase, producing MALNIADLAEHAIDAVPDRVAFICGDDKITFAELEEKANRFAHYLLDHGVKKDDKVGLYCRNRIEIVIAMLGTIKAGAILVNVNFRYVEGELRYLFDNSDMVALVHERQYADRVANVLPETPNVKTILVVEDGSDKDFARYGGVEFYTALAEASPERDFGERSEDDIYLLYTGGTTGFPKGVMWRHEDIYRVLFGGTDFATGEFVKDEYDLSRAAAENPPMVRYAIPPMIHGATQSATWMSIFSGQTTVLSPEFDADEVWRTIHEHKVNLLFFTGDAMARPLLDALQAALDGGREYDLSSLFLLASTAALFSTSLKEKLLELLPNRVITDSIGSSETGFGGTSIVAKGEHHNGGPRVTIDHRTVVLDEDGNEVKPGSGVRGVIAKKGNIPVGYYKDEKKTAETFKTYNGVRYAIPGDYAEVEADGSVTMLGRGSVSINSGGEKIYPEEVEAALKGHPDVFDALVVGVPDPRFGNHVAAVVAPRKGARPSLADLDVFVRKEIAGYKVPRSLWIVDEVKRSPAGKPDYKWAKDQTELRPADEVHAKHAGAAS